Proteins co-encoded in one Dehalococcoidales bacterium genomic window:
- a CDS encoding GIY-YIG nuclease family protein — MKEYYVYILANKRGALYTGVTSDLERRVYEHKNKIFEGFTKKYNIDRIVYYETTNDINAAITREKQIKGLLRSKKLELIKQMNPRMDDLSESWLEKAVKE, encoded by the coding sequence ATGAAAGAATATTATGTATATATTCTTGCTAACAAACGCGGAGCTCTCTATACCGGAGTAACCAGCGATTTGGAACGCCGTGTTTATGAGCATAAGAACAAAATATTTGAAGGTTTCACAAAGAAATATAATATTGATCGGATCGTATATTATGAAACTACCAATGACATAAATGCAGCTATAACCAGGGAAAAACAAATAAAGGGTCTATTGAGAAGTAAAAAGCTTGAGCTAATAAAACAAATGAACCCAAGAATGGATGACTTAAGCGAATCCTGGTTGGAAAAGGCTGTTAAAGAATGA